One part of the Papaver somniferum cultivar HN1 unplaced genomic scaffold, ASM357369v1 unplaced-scaffold_123, whole genome shotgun sequence genome encodes these proteins:
- the LOC113331058 gene encoding uncharacterized protein LOC113331058, whose product MAVNWLGFKGRVYQVIRDNSIRMKGHMHNTLEELRILNYFKVQHRSCKTSTPIEISWTLRNQDEIMICCDGASFGNPGQAGSGVVFRDASSEVLGVLCVGLGWQTNFYSEVCAIIYGAIMAKRWNMRSICICSDSKSCIQDFQKGELPWQLVQK is encoded by the coding sequence ATGGCAGTTAATTGGCTGGGCTTTAAAGGGAGAGtttatcaggtaattcgtgataattcAATTAGAATGAAAGGCCACATGCATAATACTTTAGAGGAGTTACGCATTCTGAATTATTTCAAGGTGCAGCATAGATCATGCAAAACGTCTAccccaattgagattagttggaCTCTTCGTAatcaagatgaaatcatgatctgttgtgatggtgcatctttCGGAAACCCAGGCCAAGCTGGTTCAGGTGTTGTTTTCCGTGATGCAAGTTCGGAGGTGCTTGGTGTTCTTTGTGTTGGACTTGGTTGGCAAACCAATTTCTATTCGGAAGTTTGTGCGATTATTTATGGTGCGATTATGGCTAAGAGATGGAATATGCGGAGTATTTGCATTTGTTCGGATTCGAAGAGTTGcattcaagattttcaaaagggTGAGCTGCCTTGGCAACTGGTGCAGAAGTGA